One Zeugodacus cucurbitae isolate PBARC_wt_2022May chromosome 3, idZeuCucr1.2, whole genome shotgun sequence genomic region harbors:
- the LOC105212038 gene encoding uncharacterized protein LOC105212038, which yields MWKKFLKYLLLFIVTVQITVLLTVMKCILKTENQNKTADFDELSKEVETPLIKAQKAPTYEQSIILVRHFLHGDGGYIALSYNVFGDTIEHPHSEHVIFPYYELFEPLDGNQPWLRVFLLRTTDQTKPQTWEQHLQGFDANGQYFIGLELFHFIANLQGVKLLALFRDTGDTEYLRYAIYDDFVMGGPTEGYRIKKLGMFLGNTENWLSAYFDKPYVGFNVTDPEERQRYEDRCPMLALQGWWGGANLFCKLPLSFRGSLELYIRPINSTHKLMEI from the exons atgtggaaaaaattcttaaaatatctgTTACTCTTCATTGTGACAGTGCAAATAACGGTATTGCTTACGGTAAtgaaatgtatattaaaaactGAAAACCAGAATAAAACAGCAGATTTCGATGAACTCTCCAAAGAAGTTGAAACACCATTGATTAAAGCACAAAAAG CCCCCACCTACGAGCAATCAATTATTTTAGTGCGCCATTTCTTGCATGGCGATGGCGGCTACATCGCACTGAGTTACAACGTCTTCGGCGACACAATTGAGCATCCACACTCCGAACACGTTATCTTCCCATATTATGAGCTCTTCGAGCCGCTCGACGGCAATCAGCCTTGGCTGCGCGTCTTCCTGCTGCGCACTACAGATCAAACAAAGCCACAAACTTGGGAGCAACACTTGCAAGGCTTCGATGCGAACGGTCAATATTTCATTGGTTTGGAGTTATTCCATTTTATAGCGAACTTACAAGGCGTCAAACTCTTGGCGTTGTTTCGCGACACAGGCGATACGGAGTACTTGCGTTATGCCATTTATGATGATTTCGTAATGGGTGGCCCAACGGAGGGGTATCGCATTAAAAAGTTGGGCATGTTCTTGGGTAATACCGAAAATTGGCTGAGCGCCTATTTTGATAAGCCGTATGTGGGGTTTAATGTGACGGATCCGGAGGAAAGACAGCGCTATGAAGATCGTTGTCCGATGTTGGCGTTGCAGGGTTGGTGGGGTGGTGCGAATTTATTCTG CAAACTACCGTTATCGTTTCGTGGTTCTTTAGAGCTCTATATTCGACCAATAAACAGCACACATAAATTGATGGAGATTTGA
- the LOC128920471 gene encoding uncharacterized protein LOC128920471, which produces MNNKQINLPSQLVQLMKDARKNPYPLVVHHLQHSYFLDYENLPKRYSSIRPGNKVGDPTVNMIRALAYDTTGSIYYKTCFKDEYQLLPKRTTRNFEIQQPNLLHPQRLTISKKKWQHLQDLKALIPADCHYFYDNIPFE; this is translated from the exons atgaataataaacaaattaatttgccCTCCCAACTAGTTCAACTAATGAAAGACGCACGAAAAAATCCATATCCACTAGTGGTTCATCACCTACAACACAGTTATTTCCTGGATTATGAAAATCTTCCAAAGCGGTATTCATCTATTCGACCAG GTAATAAAGTTGGAGATCCTACAGTAAATATGATTCGTGCTTTGGCATATGATACAACGGGATCCATATATTACAAAACCTGTTTTAAGGACGAGTATCAGCTTCTTCCAAAAAGGACTaccagaaattttgaaattcagcaGCCTAATCTTTTGCACCCGCAAAGGTTAACGATATCCAAGAAGAAATGGCAACATCTGCAGGACCTAAAGGCTTTGATTCCAGCAGACTGTCATTACTTTTATGATAATATAccttttgaataa